One Oenanthe melanoleuca isolate GR-GAL-2019-014 chromosome 3, OMel1.0, whole genome shotgun sequence DNA segment encodes these proteins:
- the LOC130251548 gene encoding opsin-5-like has protein sequence MEEQYISKLHPVVDYGAGVFLLIIALLTILGNSAVLATAVKRSCLLKPPELLTVNLAVADVGMALSMYPLAIASAWNHAWLGGDASCVYYALMGFLFGVCSMMTLCAMAVIRFLVTNSSKSNSNKITKNTVCILIAFIWLYSLLWAILPLVGWGYYGPEPFGISCTIAWSKFHNSSNGFSFILTMFLLCTVLPALTIVACYLGIAWKVHKAYQEIQNIDRIPNAAKLEKKLTLMAVLISVAFLSSWTPYAAASFWSIFNSSDSLQPVVTLLPCLFAKSSTAYNPFIYYVFSKTFRCQVRQLQSCCAWRAHSFSSDASAENAVSVWSGGDNVRLSAKLESPGAAAP, from the exons ATGGAGGAGCAGTACATTTCCAAACTCCACCCAGTAGTGGATTATGGAGCTGGAGTCTTCCTACTAATCATAG ccctcctgACAATCCTGGGGAACTCAGCTGTCCTTGCCACGGCTGTGAAGCGCTCCTGCCTGCTGAAGCCCCCCGAGCTGCTGACAGTGAACCTGGCAGTGGCAGACGTGGGGATGGCCCTCAGCATGTACCCTCTGGCCATTGCCTCTGCCTGGAACCACGCCTGGCTGGGGGGAGATGCCTCCTGTGTGTACTATGCCCTGATGGGTTTCCTGTTCGGGGTCTGCAGCATGATGACCCTGTGTGCCATGGCCGTGATCCGCTTCCTCGTCACCAACTCCTCCAAATCCAACA GTAACAAAATCACCAAGAACACTGTCTGCATCCTGATTGCTTTTATCTGGCTCTACTCCTTGCTCTGGGCCATCCTGCCCTTGGTGGGCTGGGGCTACTACGGCCCTGAGCCCTTTGGCATCTCCTGCACAATAGCCTGGAGCAAGTTCCACAACTCCTCCAATGGCTTCTCCTTCATCCTGACCATGTTCCTCCTGTGCACGGTGCTGCCTGCGCTGACCATCGTTGCCTGTTACTTGGGGATTGCCTGGAAGGTTCACAAAGCATACCAAGAGATCCAGAATATTGACAGGATCCCTAATGCAGCCAAACTGGAGAAGAAGCTGACCCTG ATGGCCGTGCTCATCTCCGTGGCGTTCCTCAGCTCCTGGACTCCCTATGCAGCCGCCAGCTTCTGGTCCATCTTCAACTCCAGCGACTCCCTGCAGCCCGTGGTGAcgctgctgccctgcctgttTGCCAAGTCCTCCACCGCCTACAACCCTTTCATTTACTACGTCTTCAGCAAGACTTTCCGCTGCCAggtgaggcagctgcagagctgctgtgcctggagggcTCACTCCTTCAGCTCCGACGCCTCGGCCGAGAACGCCGTGTCCGTGTGGAGTGGGGGGGACAACGTCCGTCTGTCCGCCAAGCTGGAGAGCccgggggctgcagctccctga
- the LOC130251493 gene encoding zinc finger protein 28-like translates to MPAEPGVPQAAAEGTSQAAADSEPEVFETVLPITILVLSDEDFLQDDDDKEQEVSIPEVEQEFKFNNGLCLKNEVEPSNDTSSVGNWDANKTVSNEDNFIKCSEVKWLGESVCNTSKLSHLSDGCDADSDKYGQNCVLPTSSCKTELPEIIKCSVGEDCGDDGFQKIPPLLSADSDRADTFETLVVEPKHEEEPVSIADVLFDGSPQKQPEIHKEFEIIVKAEDPDSSKNEDNEIDYRKISKFEEDTLSSLLEQDLKEEEKFTLPFNNCSDPFLNGCSPTFKEHLEDVGKPDMNAFTSAESNTTGEHIYKMLTPFPKKRYQQQKVVSSHASPKEFQSQKEGLTWLKDSVTITPLSKMSCFTKENERLSFKCRFCSSVYKCSALLKKHIYSAHKDKKTHKCCFCKRTFFFSFNLKNHLKFHKKIAKLQRARKNRISARKGRQKGSEGESETKKKESKYKKFFIKIERDFTPLDVPVSFSCRTCIFASSNPRSFINHMKGHKEKPPYQCPQCEYSCNSLSYLLNHMYWHAGYKLYQCRFCTFFSLYFASMVRHSHIHTGDKPHSCELCQATFTSTSALQRHRRIHAGTETCQALQPDCLSGRRRTERPPKNYPCNECNLVFYTKGHLSFHKKFHGQLKANAYTSQSNNYFKSKICKADGDSQGHVSHSHFGRENDCLGGGILTSEVEFEQAGDVWDSKKICPGKKFLENSQGSNSLAVTGNRAEVPQTSYQRDYKEEPFFKSEASNSQVQDDASFYNFVKNLEDTYPSNLNTVQTYRCQQCSYVTDVPNNFRLHLKIHTDERPFVCKECNVAFKTLNNLQKHSLLHVKNGQELGSCLFVERCLENLELHREIHGGTYPERDFDFCKGSSTANDVQAQSQSLLYQCAECNYATGILSNLELHVRTHTGEKPYSCTVCQKKFRTSSHLKRHRLTHLNLEHFKCTSCDYSTNKWLSLKRHLALHTGGEGTSSPGCLCEHKELPVKTYRCEECGYCTAHNGNLKLHLRIHTGEKPFQCGQCSLAFRTSSHLKRHLLTHLRLHCRRCRYSTMDKNAFQKHIKTHKKKYRCAKCNVVLPTRKLLEKHKQQHELGM, encoded by the exons ATGCCGGCGGAGCCCGGAGTGCCGCAGGCGGCCGCGGAGGGAACCTCGCAGGCGGCCGCAGACAGCG AGCCCGAGGTGTTTGAGACTGTGCTGCCAATCACTATCTTGGTGCTGAGCGATGAGGATTTTCTCCAGGATGATGATGATAAGGAGCAGGAGGTGTCCATTCCCGAGGTGGAGCAGGAGTTTAAATTCAACAACGGCCTTTGCCTAAAAAACGAAGTAGAGCCTTCAAACGACACTAGCAGTGTAGGCAATTGGGATGCAAACAAGACTGTTTCAaatgaagataattttattAAGTGCTCCGAGGTTAAATGGCTTGGTGAGAGTGTGTGTAACACATCAAAATTGTCACATTTAAGTGATGGGTGTGATGCAGACTCGGATAAATATGGCCAAAATTGCGTGTTACCTACATCGTCTTGCAAAACAGAGCTTCCAGAGATAATCAAATGCAGTGTTGGAGAAGACTGTGGTGATGATGGCTTTCAGAAgattcctcctctcctctctgctgacaGTGACAGAGCTGACACTTTTGAGACATTGGTAGTGGAACCCAAACATGAAGAAGAACCTGTCAGTATTGCAGATGTTCTTTTTGATGGCAGTCCCCAGAAACAACCAGAAATCCACAAGGAATTTGAGATAATTGTTAAAGCGGAAG ATCCTGATTCCTCAAAGAATGAAGATAATGAAATTGATTACaggaaaataagtaaatttgAAGAAGATACTCTGAGTTCTCTTTTGGAACAAGACttgaaagaagaagagaaatttaCCTTACCTTTTAATAATTGTTCTGACCCATTTCTTAATGGATGTTCTCCTACTTTTAAGGAACATCTAGAAGATGTAGGGAAACCTGATATGAATGCTTTCACTTCTGCTGAATCAAATACTACTGGAGAACATATTTACAAGATGTTAACACCATTCCCTAAGAAAAGATACCAGCAACAAAAAGTTGTTTCTTCCCATGCAAGCCCAAAAGAGTTCCAGAGCCAGAAAGAAGGTTTAACGTGGCTGAAGGACAGTGTGACCATCACACCTCTTTCTAAAATGTCTTGTTTTACAAAGGAGAATGAAAGATTGAGCTTCAAGTGCAGGTTTTGTAGTTCTGTGTATAAATGCAGTGCACTCCTGAAGAAACATATTTATTCAGCTCATAAAGATAAGAAGACACATAAATGCTGCTTTTGtaaaagaacttttttcttttctttcaatcTTAAGAATCACCTTAAATTTCATAAGAAGATTGCTAAGTTGCAAAGGGcaagaaaaaatagaataagTGCGAGAAAAGGGAGGCAGAAAGGATCTGAAGGAGAATCTGAGaccaagaaaaaagaaagtaaatacaagaaatttttcattaaaattgaAAGGGACTTTACACCTCTGGATGTGCCAGTtagcttttcctgcagaactTGTATCTTTGCTTCATCAAATCCTAGGAGTTTTATTAATCACATGAAGGGACACAAGGAGAAGCCACCTTACCAGTGCCCTCAGTGTGAATATTCCTGCAACAGCTTGTCCTACCTGTTAAATCACATGTACTGGCATGCTGGCTATAAGCTCTACCAGTGCAGgttctgcacttttttttcattgtattttgcAAGCATGGTGAGGCacagccacatccacacagGGGATAAACCACACTCctgtgagctctgccaggcaaCGTTCACCAGCACCTCAGCGTTGCAGAGACACAGGAGGATACATGCAGGGACAGAAACGTGCCAGGCACTGCAACCTGACTGCCTGAGTGGGAGGAGAAGAACTGAAAGACCTCCAAAGAATTACCCATGTAATGAATGTAACCTGGTGTTCTACACTAAAGGACATCTCAGCTTTCACAAGAAATTTCATGGACAGTTAAAAGCTAATGCTTATACAAGTCAGAGCAATAActactttaaaagcaaaatatgcaAAGCTGATGGTGATTCTCAGGGCCATGTTTCTCACTCTCATTTTGGTAGAGAAAATGATTGTCTGGGTGGGGGAATCCTGACATCAGAAGTGGAGTTTGAGCAAGCAGGTGATGTGTGGGACAGTAAGAAAATATGCCCTGGAAAGAAATTCCTTGAAAACAGCCAAGGAAGCAACAGCCTAGCTGTTACTGGAAATAGAGCAGAAGTTCCTCAGACCTCTTACCAAAGGGATTACAAAGAGGAGCCTTTCTTCAAATCAGAGGCCTCTAATTCACAAGTGCAAGATGATGCTTCATTTTATAACTTTGTGAAAAACTTGGAGGATACATATCCTTCCAATTTAAATACAGTCCAAACATACAGATGCCAGCAGTGCAGTTATGTTACTGATGTTCCTAACAACTTCAGGCTGCACCTAAAGATACATACAGATGAAAGACCATTTGTGTGTAAAGAGTGCAATGTGGCATTTAAAACATTAAACAATTTGCAGAAACACAGCCTTCTTCATGTGAAAAACGGACAGGAGCTTGGAAGTTGCCTCTTTGTAGAGAGGTGTTTGGAGAATCTTGAATTGCATCGTGAAATCCACGGAGGGACATATCCAGAAAGAGATTTTGATTTCTGCAAAGGCTCAAGCACAGCAAATGATGTGCAAGCACAAAGTCAGTCACTATTATATCAGTGTGCAGAGTGCAACTATGCTACTGGCATTTTAAGCAACCTGGAACTCCATGTTAGAACTCACACGGGTGAGAAGCCCTACAGCTGCACCGTTTGCCAGAAGAAGTTCCGTACTTCCAGTCACCTGAAGAGGCACAGACTCACACATTTGAACCTGGAGCATTTCAAGTGCACGAGCTGTGACTACTCAACCAACAAATGGCTGTCCTTGAAGCGGCACCTGGCTTTGCACACGGGAGGGGAGGGAacctcctctcctggctgcctctGCGAGCACAAGGAACTGCCTGTCAAGACATACAGGTGTGAGGAGTGTGGCTATTGCACAGCCCACAACGGGAACCTGAAGCTCCACCTGAGGATCCACACGGGGGAGAAGCCGTTCCAGTGCGGGCAGTGCTCCCTGGCTTTCCGCACCTCCAGCCACCTCAAGCGCCACCTGCTGACTCACCTcaggctgcactgcaggagGTGCAGGTATTCCACCATGGATAAAAACGCTTTCCAAAAGCACATCAAAACGCACAAAAAGAAGTACAGGTGTGCAAAGTGTAACGTGGTGCTGCCCACCAGGAAACTGCTGGAGAAGCATAAGCAGCAGCACGAGCTCGGAATGTGA